The genomic interval CCGTCTACTATTGGGAAGAATTTGTGTTCTATGTTGATTCTTTTTCCGAGTGATATGTCTGCGTCTACTGGTACGTGTGTTCCGTTTGTGTAGTATATTGGTACGTTTCTTGAGTTTTTTAGTTTGTTTTTGGCTTTTTGTATGTTTCCGCGTACGACTTGTTTTGCTTTTTGTTTGTATTTGTGGTGCATTAGGTCGGATACTGCGAATCTTTGTACTGTGCTTTCGGCTGGTGTTCTTGCGAGGGCTATGTCCATTTGGTGTTTTTGTTCGAGGTGGCGGGCGTATGATTCCATTTCGGCCATTGTTCTTAGTGCTAGTGCTAATGCGTCTTTTGATTGGTGCATCTGGTTGTTGGTGTGGTAGTGGACCATGTCGTTTATTCCTAGGACTCCTATTGTCCATACGAGTTGGTCGAGGTCTGCTGCTTGTGTTCCTTTTTCTCCGGTGTTGGGGTCTTTTGGTTGTTGTTGTGCGAAGGGTAGGCGGTTGTTTTTGCGCATTAGGTTCATCCATCGTTTTTTGGTTTTGAATATCTCTATGGCTGTGTCCATTTGGTTTTTGAGTTCTCTAAATAGTTTGTCGTCGTCTCCGTTGGCTTTGTATGCAGCTCTTGGACAGTTCAGTGTTATTACTTGCCATCCACCCATTGTGAAGTGTTTTCCATCTTCAAAATAGAGTTTGTCTTCGTAGTCGCTGTCTGTGTCTTCGTTTGCACTGAATTGGTAGGCGCAGCATTGGTAGCAGGATATACCGCCGTCTTGCCCACGGTATTCCGGTATCTCGTTATCGAAGTAGGGGGTTCCATATTTGCTGGTTAGCTCGTAGGCTAGTTCCCATTGTTCATCGTACTCAGGTGTTAGGAACTCGGGTTTTATGTTGATCTCTGGTTTTGGGAAGTTGAATGGTTTACCCCAGTAATCTCCCTTGATCATTACATTCATTAACGCTTTGAATGCCTGTTGCACCTGTTTTTCATAGCTGCCGTAGGTGTCTGGCCCTACCTGCCCTGCTTTGACGATCGGTTTGTCTCTCCATACCTCTGGTACGCCTGGGGTTAGTTGTATGCTGCTGAACACTAGTTGTCCACCTCGTGCAACCATCATCTGGGTCATTTCGTACACGAACATCTGCATCAGTTGCTCGATTTCTTGGTATGTCAGACCTTCTAGGTATGGAGCCAGGAATGTTAGGAAGTTGTAGAATCCCTGTCCACCAGCCCAGTTGGTTTGCGCTGACCCAAGAGCTTTTACTGCGTGTAGTACTGCGACCTCTGGTTTTTGAGATGGTCCAGCAACGCTTGATTTACGGCCGGTGCCATCAGGCATCAAACCATAGTATAAGAAGTAACGTAGGTCCCAATCCATGCAGAACGGGCGGGAAGCAAAGTACTCTAGGTCGTGTATATGTAGGTCTCCACGGAGATGTGCGTCAGCCAGTTCTGTTGGCATTGTCAATAGATACTGTTCCTTGGATATTTTGTCGGCTTTCTTTTTATGAGATGTCTCTGGATTACCGATTAGGTTGGCGTTTTCATTGCTTTCAAAACCACCGCCCACATCCATCTGGAACGCGTCGTATACCGGCGTACCTACTCTGGTCGATATATTTCGGTATAACTGGCCGGAGCTACCGTTTTCTTGTCCATGCTCCAGCAAGATTGTGTTAACTATCTCTCGGATTAAAGGTCCGGAAAGCTGATCAACCTCTAACTTCCTTATCCTTTTTTCTGCTTCACGAGCAACCTCCATAGCCAGTTCTCGTGAAATCGGGGGAGTGTCAAATATATATTCAGCTAGCTCCGTCTCCCTAGTAAGCTGCTTAACAATCTTCTCCCTATCCCAAGGAAGAAGATATCCATCGGTAGTTCGAACCTCAGGCAACCCCTCCACAGGCTCCCCACGTATATTAAGCTGAGTATACTCATCATCCTGACTCATCAATCTCTTCCTCCAAACCACTCAATAACTCTTTATTCAATTTAGAATCCAAAAACAAATCCGAAATCGTATAATACTCATCACCAAAATTCAACACCGGAGCCGATAACGTAAAAACCTCATTCATAGCCAACTCAGTCCTAGACTCAGGACTAGTCATATCAACCTCACTAAAATCAATCTCTTTCTCCAAAAAATACTGTTTCAACCTCTCACACTTACTACAGCTTTCGGTAGTGAAAATTCTCAAATCCATAAATACCACTCCAAATCAAATCAAACATAATTCAAATATAAATCAAATATAAATCAAATACAAATCAGATATCTAATTAGACTTTGGTCAAGCGTAAGTTTATTTTTGGTTTTTGTTGGTTGTTTTGGTTTGTTGTAATTGAGTTTATTTGGGTTTTGTTGATTTAATTGTTTTGAGTTTGGTTGTTTTTTGTTTAAACACCAATATTATTTTAAATTTATTTTAATTATTTCAATCTAATTGGATATTATCGGTGTTCCAACATCAAAAAACCCACCATAATTTTAGAGCCAACAAACCAAACATCTTTCCCAAACCAACAACAAACAAAAATCCAACAAAACACCCATGACATCATCACCCATCAAATCTTCCGATTCAGAAGGTGTCTTCTCGATCAACTTAGATACACGAACATAAATCAAAGGACACCAAAAACGATTGATATTTTTTCTTGTTTTGTTTTGTTTATTTTATTGTTTTGTGTTGGGTGGTTTGTTTTGGTGTGTTGAGTGAAACTGTTTTTTGTGTTTTGTGGTTAGTAAGTATTAATTTTGTTTAGCTCTTATTTAGTGTGGAGGATTTTTTGGATGGGATATGATAAGTGTTCGATTTGTAGTAGGGATTCTAGTGATGCTAAGGAGTGTATCGTGTGTGGGGAGACTGTTTGTTCTAATCATTTTAGGTTTTTTATGGGTGTTTGTACTGATTGTGCTCCTGAGAAGGGGGTTGGTGAATGTGGTCAGAAAGTTGATAAAACTGTTAAATGAGTTTGGTGGGGTTAAGTACGGAGATTTTACGCTTTCTTCTGGTGAGAAAAGTAGTTATTATATTGATATTAAGGCTGTCTGTACTGAACCGGTTTTTTTGAGGGAGGTTGCTAGGGAGATTAGTGGTGAGTTGGGTGGTGTTGATAGGGTTGCTGGTGTTGCTTTGGGTGGTGTTCCTTTGGTTACCGCTGTCTCTCTTGAATCCGAGGTTCCTTATTTGATGATTCGTAAAGAAGAGAAGGGGTATGGAACGAACGACCGTATCGAAGGTAGTTATTCTGTGGGTGATAGTGCAGTTATTATAGAAGATGTTACGACTACTGGTAACTCGGTTTTAGATGGGATTAAAGCTCTTAGAGATGCTGGCCTTTCTGTTGACAGGGCTTTTACAGTTGTTGATAGAGAGTCAGGCGCTATAGAGAATTTACAGGAAAACGGTGTGGAGTTGAAGGCAGTTATATCTGTTTCCGAACTAGTTAATCGTTGAATTTAATCGTTGAATTTAATCGTTGAATTGGTTTTAGATTTATGGTTGGATTTGGTTTTTGTGTTTTTGGGTGATAAGATAGTTAGTGGTTTGGGTGTATTTTATCTATGAGTTTTGTTTTTTTGAGGTATTAGTATGATTACAACATTTGATCTTGAGCTTAAGGATATTCCTGGTCAGTTGGTGGATGCGTTGGAGCCTTTTTCAAGTTATGGCGCCAACATCGTTAGTGTAGTTCATCATAGGGAGAAAAAGACGCCTAGGGGTACAGTTCCAGTGGAGTTGAAGGTTGAGGTGGATCGGGATAGGCTTGATAGGATTATGCAGGAACTTGAGGAGAGAGACATCCAGATTGTTCAGATGGGTGAGGAACGTCTTGGAATCTCTTTTTCAGTTGTACTTATCGGTCACATCGTACATACCGGTATTAGAGACACAATCGACCGCATCGATGAAACCGGGTATGCCGAGGTAATCGACCTATCACTATCGATGCCCGGTATCGGTCAGGAATCGAGTGCACGGCTATTGATAAAAACGATGGATGGAGAGAAAGCTGAAAAAACCATGGAGATTATTGAAGAGATAGCGAACGAAAAAAACCTTAAATTAATAAGAGAAATGGAAGTCTAAAAATGAAGATCGCTTTAATCGGTTTCGGAACTGTAGGACAAGAACTCGGTAAGATACTATTGAACCGACGGGATAAACTGAAAAAGGAGTTCAACTACCAACCCCAGATAGTTGCAATAGGAGACTCCCAAGGAACAATAAACAACCCCAACGGCATAGACATAAAAAAAGCCCTGAAAACCAAAGAAGAGAAAGGGAGCATCGTACATGGAAACTGGAACAAAGGAATGGACGTAGATTACGACGTACTCGTTGAATGCACACCAACAAACATCAAAGACGGAGAACCAGGGCTCACAAACATAAAAACCGCATTAAAACAAGGAAAAGACGTTGTAACCTCAAACAAAGGACCACTCGCACTAGAATGGGAACAACTCATGAAAACCGCAAAACAAAACAACGCAGCGCTAAAATTCGAAGCCTGCGTCGGCGGAGCAATGCCCATAATAAACCTAGCAAACGAAGTACTAGCCGGAAACCAAATAAAAAGCATACGCGGCATACTAAACGGAACCTGCAACTACATACTAACAAGAATGACAGCAGAAGGACTACCATACAACCACGTACTATCAGAAGCCCAAGACCTCGGAATAGCCGAAACAGACCCAACATACGACGTAGAAGGAATCGACACAGCCCTAAAAGTAGTAATAATAGCAAACTCAGTAATGAACCTAAACAAAACATACGACGACGTAAAACTCGAAGGAATAACAGGAATAACACCAGAAGCCCTAGAACTAGCAAAAAAAGACAACAAAGAAATCAAACTAATCGGAGAAATAAACAACAACCAACTACAAGTAGCACCAAAAATGGTCTCAAAAGACCACCCAATAGCCGTAAACGGAACACTAAACGTAGCCTCCGTAAAAGCAGACCTAGCCGGAGAAATAACAGTAACCGGAAAAGGAGCCGGAGGAAAAGAAACAGCCAGCTCAATACTAAGCGACCTAGTATCAATCTGGAGAAACAACAAACACTAAAACACAAACAAACATAGAAAAAAAATTAAAGCATAGAAACCAACAGAACCAAAACCCAACCCCCAGCCAACACAACATAGCAAATAAAAAATAATTTTTCTTGGTTGGGGGGTTACCAAGTTGGTTATTCCCAACCTATTTTTATCTTATTTAGCTATGTAGTTTTACTATGTTCTGTTTAGTCTATCTATCTTTTTGTGTTTCTTGGGTGGTTTGGTTAGGTTTTGGTTTTGAGTGTTTGGGTGCCTTTTCCTGGTTTTGTGATTATGAGTTTTGAGTTTATGTTTTTTTGTTTGTATGCTTT from Methanonatronarchaeum thermophilum carries:
- the nrdD gene encoding anaerobic ribonucleoside-triphosphate reductase; the encoded protein is MSQDDEYTQLNIRGEPVEGLPEVRTTDGYLLPWDREKIVKQLTRETELAEYIFDTPPISRELAMEVAREAEKRIRKLEVDQLSGPLIREIVNTILLEHGQENGSSGQLYRNISTRVGTPVYDAFQMDVGGGFESNENANLIGNPETSHKKKADKISKEQYLLTMPTELADAHLRGDLHIHDLEYFASRPFCMDWDLRYFLYYGLMPDGTGRKSSVAGPSQKPEVAVLHAVKALGSAQTNWAGGQGFYNFLTFLAPYLEGLTYQEIEQLMQMFVYEMTQMMVARGGQLVFSSIQLTPGVPEVWRDKPIVKAGQVGPDTYGSYEKQVQQAFKALMNVMIKGDYWGKPFNFPKPEINIKPEFLTPEYDEQWELAYELTSKYGTPYFDNEIPEYRGQDGGISCYQCCAYQFSANEDTDSDYEDKLYFEDGKHFTMGGWQVITLNCPRAAYKANGDDDKLFRELKNQMDTAIEIFKTKKRWMNLMRKNNRLPFAQQQPKDPNTGEKGTQAADLDQLVWTIGVLGINDMVHYHTNNQMHQSKDALALALRTMAEMESYARHLEQKHQMDIALARTPAESTVQRFAVSDLMHHKYKQKAKQVVRGNIQKAKNKLKNSRNVPIYYTNGTHVPVDADISLGKRINIEHKFFPIVDGGNIMHIWLGETQPNTDGLRKFTENIAKNTQTGYFSYTKDMTICNQDFHVESGLKNQCTNCNSQNIDHISRVTGYLQAVSGWNEAKKQELKDRQKYQIKQKPKQQT
- a CDS encoding glutaredoxin family protein, with the protein product MDLRIFTTESCSKCERLKQYFLEKEIDFSEVDMTSPESRTELAMNEVFTLSAPVLNFGDEYYTISDLFLDSKLNKELLSGLEEEIDESG
- the pyrE gene encoding orotate phosphoribosyltransferase; this encodes MFVLIVLLRRGLVNVVRKLIKLLNEFGGVKYGDFTLSSGEKSSYYIDIKAVCTEPVFLREVAREISGELGGVDRVAGVALGGVPLVTAVSLESEVPYLMIRKEEKGYGTNDRIEGSYSVGDSAVIIEDVTTTGNSVLDGIKALRDAGLSVDRAFTVVDRESGAIENLQENGVELKAVISVSELVNR
- a CDS encoding amino acid-binding protein; this encodes MITTFDLELKDIPGQLVDALEPFSSYGANIVSVVHHREKKTPRGTVPVELKVEVDRDRLDRIMQELEERDIQIVQMGEERLGISFSVVLIGHIVHTGIRDTIDRIDETGYAEVIDLSLSMPGIGQESSARLLIKTMDGEKAEKTMEIIEEIANEKNLKLIREMEV
- a CDS encoding homoserine dehydrogenase, producing the protein MKIALIGFGTVGQELGKILLNRRDKLKKEFNYQPQIVAIGDSQGTINNPNGIDIKKALKTKEEKGSIVHGNWNKGMDVDYDVLVECTPTNIKDGEPGLTNIKTALKQGKDVVTSNKGPLALEWEQLMKTAKQNNAALKFEACVGGAMPIINLANEVLAGNQIKSIRGILNGTCNYILTRMTAEGLPYNHVLSEAQDLGIAETDPTYDVEGIDTALKVVIIANSVMNLNKTYDDVKLEGITGITPEALELAKKDNKEIKLIGEINNNQLQVAPKMVSKDHPIAVNGTLNVASVKADLAGEITVTGKGAGGKETASSILSDLVSIWRNNKH